Genomic DNA from Gimesia aquarii:
TGAACTAGTAATACTACGGATGGAAGAGGTTAATCTGTTGGGAACCCTTCGAAAAAAAGATCACTTTTATGGCTTCAAGAGCTCATTAATAAGTGACGAGTATTGATTATAAAGCCTGAAAACCTGAATATTTCTCAACCAATCGTATGAAACGTCATTTTTTTGTTTTCCTCCTACCTACACTAATGTTAATATTGGCAAATACTTAGGTAATACACCCCAAGGCTCATTGCAGCCCCGTTCCGTTGAAAATTGGTTGATCATTTGATTTTCCTCAATACCATGAAGTAAGAGGAGACCCTTTTATGCTGTACGATCTCAATCCTAAAGAGATCGATCAACTCCTGGAAGAGTGTCAAAAGAATCTGGGTTACCAATTTTCGGATTTGGAATTGTTAAAGTGCTGTTTAACTCACACTTCTGCTGCAAAGACCCGGACTGATTCTAACGAACGCCTGGAGTTTTTGGGGGACTCCATTCTAGGCTCAATTGTTTGCGAAAAGCTCTATCATCAGTTTCCCAATGCCCCTGAGGGGGAATTGACCCGGATTAAGTCAGCCGTTGTCAGTCGCAATACCTGTACCAGACTGGCCCGTGAAAAGGATCTGGATCGATTTATTTTTGTGGGTAAAGGACTGGCGATGACGGAAACCTTGCCTGAATCACTTTTGGCAGGGATGTTTGAAGCCATTATCGCTGGAATCTACCTGGATGGGGGAATCGAGCCGGTGCACACTTTTTTAGACCCTCTGGTTGAACGCGAGAATCATAAAGCGTCCCGTTCGACGCATGGATTTAATTATAAAAGCCTGCTGCAACAATACTCACAGAAAAAGTTCTCTGAAACTCCCGTTTATGAGTTACTGGATGAAAAAGGACCGGATCACTCTAAATTTTTCCAAGTCACTGCAATCATTGGTGCGCATCGATACGAACCTGCCTGGGGTTCGACCAAAAAAGAGGCTGAACAACGCGCCGCCTTCAATGCATTGCGCGATAATGAAAGTGACGAGGAGTGGGAACTCCCTGCATTGCCGGACGCCATTTGATTCATTTTTCAGTTGTCATTCTGCAGAGCACCAGTGTGAAACGTGTGAGTCTTATCCGTATGCTCTCGTCCGTAAATAGAAAGGGCCGAGAGAATACGGGAATTCTCTCGGCTCTCAAGATGGGGATGATGTTTTGGAGTGGCCCAGAACGGGCTGACCCGCCTCCACGGGTCGGTGGGATTGTCTCTCTCTTTTCTCTTGAACTTTAAAGTCTCTCAACTCTTTAAAGTCCGATGGGTCTCTCTCTTTACCCAACGCACAGATAAAGCAGCAAGCGTGCCAATCCCAACCAAAAGAGTATTGTTATTTTAGGAATGTGCGCTGAAATGCCTGAAAAGAAGTAGAATTCGTTTCTTGTTTTCTTGGCGATTTTTTTTGCTCGATGCAAAATTGCAAGAATTGCAATGTAAATTCCCTCGGATTGACCCACAAAATGTAAGACTTACAAGAGACAGATCGATGATTCCGATTCATCATTCTTGATTCATCACTTCGATTTCGGGGTAGAATCGATGATTTCGATGGAAAGTTTACCGACTGTTTGAAGTAGAGGCAGGAAGATCGTCAACGGCGCGGGGGCATTATCCGCAAGGCTGGAATCGGTGAGCTTAATGTGCCCTGCCCCAATCCCCCCTTTTCCCAAAGTCGCATCGAGTGGAATCCAGCGATTATCCAGAAACACCTCCGTCCACATATGTCCGCCAAAGCTGGAACGATTTGGAATATAAACCATTCCTACCGCGACACGAGAAGGCAGATTTTGTGCTCGTAACATGGCTGCTAATAAAACGGCGTGTTCGGTGCAATCCCCTTCCATGTTTTTGGCCACCTCAGCTGCCGAAGCCAATGCTGTCGAAAAATTCTTTTTTCTCAAATTCTTGTAAACATAACGTTCCATCAAGAGCGCCTGTTTCCACGGATTTTTCTCAGATTTCACAGCCTCTTTCGCATATTTGATAATGCGCGGATCATCTGATTGAACGAATTGAGTGGGGGTGACAAACTCTGATCCGACTTTACTTTTCGGGAACTGAGTGGGAACAGGGGCTTTGGATACTGTTAACTCGATACTGTTCTTATCAAGGCTCTTGATTTGTTGTGTTTCGCCTGTTGCTAGCAGCTTTGCCGGATCTTCACCCGGGAGAGTGACTTTATAGAGCACTTTTGTCGTGTCATGTGCACGCGGGAGAGATTTGACTTTAATCAGTGTTTGCACCGCTAAATCGAGTTCCTCACCGGAAATCTCTTCCAATGCAATTTCTTTGCTCACGGTATAAGTCAACATGGATGAGCCCAGGAAGTCCATTGCTGTTTTGGGAATTTCTCCATCTTCAGTCACATACAAATCGACGATCATTCCCGGTAAGGCAGACTGCGTCATTTTGACATGCAGGCAGTTTTCACTACGGTCACCATATAATTCTGTTGTTTCATAATCTAAGGCAAGAAGTTTGACTTCAGTTACTTTATTGTATTCAGGCAGCAGCATTGAGAAGGATTTCTCTTCTCCCGGTTTTATTTGAGATGTTTTAAAAATACGCTCCAGATAACTAGGTGCGTGAAATGCAGGGTTCCATTTCAACTCAGACTGTTTAACTTTGTTTGCAACCTGAGTATTTATTTTTAATTTACCGTCTTCGACAACTCCTTTTGAAACGGTCGATTCGGCAGGCGGATTTTTCATTTCGAACGTGTACGATAATAGTTCGCCTTTTGTATTCTCAGTCGTTTTTAAGTGGGTCCCCATATTAATGACTTGCCCAAATCGCTTAATTTTCAGGAACGAATCACTCTGACTGCGAATGACCTTATGGCCAGCCTGATCTTCAATGCGGGTTTGTGAA
This window encodes:
- a CDS encoding transglutaminase-like domain-containing protein; amino-acid sequence: MKTHLLEKKQNQTPTVLAWISIFLFLLSICACSRNPASETGSTATSKTTIQDEDVWQVIYVNSQRIGYAYSQTRIEDQAGHKVIRSQSDSFLKIKRFGQVINMGTHLKTTENTKGELLSYTFEMKNPPAESTVSKGVVEDGKLKINTQVANKVKQSELKWNPAFHAPSYLERIFKTSQIKPGEEKSFSMLLPEYNKVTEVKLLALDYETTELYGDRSENCLHVKMTQSALPGMIVDLYVTEDGEIPKTAMDFLGSSMLTYTVSKEIALEEISGEELDLAVQTLIKVKSLPRAHDTTKVLYKVTLPGEDPAKLLATGETQQIKSLDKNSIELTVSKAPVPTQFPKSKVGSEFVTPTQFVQSDDPRIIKYAKEAVKSEKNPWKQALLMERYVYKNLRKKNFSTALASAAEVAKNMEGDCTEHAVLLAAMLRAQNLPSRVAVGMVYIPNRSSFGGHMWTEVFLDNRWIPLDATLGKGGIGAGHIKLTDSSLADNAPAPLTIFLPLLQTVGKLSIEIIDSTPKSK
- the rnc gene encoding ribonuclease III, which translates into the protein MLYDLNPKEIDQLLEECQKNLGYQFSDLELLKCCLTHTSAAKTRTDSNERLEFLGDSILGSIVCEKLYHQFPNAPEGELTRIKSAVVSRNTCTRLAREKDLDRFIFVGKGLAMTETLPESLLAGMFEAIIAGIYLDGGIEPVHTFLDPLVERENHKASRSTHGFNYKSLLQQYSQKKFSETPVYELLDEKGPDHSKFFQVTAIIGAHRYEPAWGSTKKEAEQRAAFNALRDNESDEEWELPALPDAI